In the genome of Fulvivirga maritima, one region contains:
- a CDS encoding glycoside hydrolase family 2 TIM barrel-domain containing protein, translating to MLKTCFTFLLVLSCSFGLVVNSFAQDKEWQDLSVITVGTVSPHATFIPFKSEEKALSEGKSANYQLLNGDWKFHWAKNPAERPVDFYKEDYDVAGWDELPVPGDWQMYDYGYPQYTNVEYPWPKNAPYVPADFNPVGSYKTTFSVPASWDGSEVFLHFAGVNSAFYCWVNGEKVGYSQGSKTPAEFDITSFLKKGENTLAVEVYRWSDGSYLEDQDFWRLSGIERDVYLLSTPKTRIRDFFAHPALENNYKDGKLTVDVELKNELSKKVKNQEVQIALYDADKKEIGRASKKVTVDKKADVALELAAKDVLTWSAEKPNLYHLVINLKDSKGATLQSVSTPIGFRDIQIKDGQLLVNGQPILFKGVNRHEHDEKYGHVVSKEDMLQDIELFKQNNINAVRTSHYPNDPMWYELCDQYGIYVIDEANIETHGYGYNEDKTPANKQEFLEPHLNRMRRMVERDKNHPSIIIWSMGNEAGDGPAFLQGYEWIKKRDSSRVVHYERAERGRDFRQPHTDIIPWMYARTWDIEGHYLGKLPR from the coding sequence ATGTTAAAAACCTGTTTTACTTTTTTACTAGTCTTGTCTTGTAGTTTCGGGTTGGTAGTCAATTCTTTTGCTCAGGATAAAGAGTGGCAGGATTTATCGGTTATCACAGTAGGAACCGTGAGTCCACATGCTACATTTATCCCTTTTAAGTCAGAAGAAAAGGCGCTTTCAGAAGGGAAATCTGCTAATTACCAGCTACTTAACGGCGATTGGAAATTTCATTGGGCTAAGAACCCGGCCGAAAGACCAGTTGATTTTTATAAAGAAGACTATGATGTAGCTGGTTGGGATGAGCTTCCTGTACCAGGAGATTGGCAAATGTATGATTATGGATATCCACAATACACTAACGTAGAGTATCCATGGCCAAAAAATGCTCCCTATGTACCTGCCGATTTTAATCCGGTAGGATCATACAAAACCACTTTTTCAGTGCCTGCTTCTTGGGATGGAAGCGAAGTTTTCCTTCATTTCGCAGGAGTTAACTCAGCATTCTATTGCTGGGTAAATGGAGAAAAGGTAGGCTACAGCCAAGGCAGTAAAACACCCGCTGAATTTGATATTACTTCATTCCTTAAAAAAGGAGAAAACACACTAGCTGTAGAAGTATACCGATGGAGTGACGGTAGCTACCTGGAAGATCAGGATTTCTGGAGGTTAAGTGGTATAGAAAGAGATGTATATCTATTATCTACCCCAAAAACCAGAATTAGAGATTTCTTTGCTCATCCTGCATTGGAAAATAATTACAAAGATGGTAAGCTTACAGTAGATGTAGAATTGAAAAATGAGCTTTCTAAGAAAGTAAAAAATCAGGAGGTACAAATAGCACTATATGATGCTGATAAAAAGGAAATTGGCCGTGCTAGCAAAAAAGTGACTGTTGATAAAAAGGCAGATGTAGCTTTAGAACTTGCTGCAAAAGATGTTTTAACATGGTCTGCAGAGAAGCCTAACCTTTATCACCTGGTTATTAACCTGAAAGATAGTAAAGGAGCTACTTTACAATCAGTAAGTACACCTATTGGTTTCAGAGATATTCAAATAAAAGATGGTCAGCTATTAGTAAATGGCCAGCCGATTTTATTTAAAGGTGTAAACCGCCATGAGCATGACGAGAAATATGGACACGTGGTGTCTAAGGAAGATATGCTTCAGGATATTGAGCTTTTCAAGCAAAATAATATTAATGCGGTGCGTACTTCACACTATCCTAATGACCCTATGTGGTATGAGCTGTGTGATCAATATGGTATTTATGTTATAGATGAAGCTAATATAGAAACTCATGGCTATGGTTATAATGAAGATAAAACGCCTGCTAATAAGCAAGAATTTTTAGAACCCCACTTAAACAGAATGAGAAGAATGGTGGAGAGAGATAAAAACCATCCTTCTATAATCATCTGGTCTATGGGTAACGAAGCCGGGGATGGCCCTGCCTTTTTACAAGGATATGAGTGGATCAAAAAGAGAGATAGCTCCAGAGTGGTGCACTATGAAAGAGCAGAAAGAGGTAGAGATTTTCGGCAGCCGCATACGGATATTATTCCTTGGATGTATGCACGTACCTGGGATATTGAAGGTCACTATTTAGGGAAATTACCCAGATAG